A window of Sphingobacterium sp. lm-10 contains these coding sequences:
- a CDS encoding lysophospholipid acyltransferase family protein — MKLFLRKAHRIYYLGMAFLCFLLCLPILLILVRKPERYYQQLVFFRKWISVLSAAAAGIRFKFHYEVSIDWSRPYVLCPNHTSTLDISVLTHLCPQPFSFMGKVELLRNPVTALFFRSIDIPVDRDNRMSSFRAFKRGSELLQQGRSLVVFPEGKIGDEYPPQLHPFKSGPFRLAHENRIMILPIVIHNAWNLMWDDGGQYGTRPGTVHISVLRPIAVNELSVADPASLAEITYDCMNEAWLNSKINELKNR, encoded by the coding sequence ATGAAGTTATTTTTACGCAAAGCACATCGTATCTACTACTTGGGGATGGCGTTTTTATGCTTTTTACTCTGCCTTCCAATTCTTTTGATATTAGTGCGAAAACCTGAGCGTTATTACCAGCAGTTGGTTTTCTTTCGTAAATGGATCAGCGTACTAAGTGCTGCTGCTGCTGGCATTCGTTTTAAATTTCATTATGAAGTATCCATCGATTGGTCGCGGCCCTACGTACTATGCCCCAACCATACATCCACGCTGGATATTTCTGTGCTCACCCACCTGTGTCCACAGCCCTTTTCGTTTATGGGAAAAGTAGAACTATTGCGTAATCCGGTGACCGCACTTTTTTTCAGGAGCATCGATATCCCGGTAGATCGCGATAATCGCATGTCCTCTTTTCGGGCTTTTAAGCGAGGCAGCGAATTGCTGCAACAGGGGCGATCGCTGGTGGTGTTTCCCGAGGGGAAGATTGGTGATGAATACCCCCCTCAGCTGCATCCCTTTAAATCAGGACCCTTTCGATTGGCACACGAGAATCGCATCATGATTTTACCCATTGTAATTCACAATGCATGGAACTTAATGTGGGATGATGGAGGTCAGTACGGCACTAGGCCGGGTACGGTACATATATCCGTTTTACGACCCATCGCGGTCAATGAGCTCAGCGTAGCTGACCCTGCTTCTTTAGCAGAAATTACATACGACTGCATGAATGAA